In bacterium, a genomic segment contains:
- a CDS encoding cupin domain-containing protein: protein MEIFRPEDVPAEEPENLPGVKIRWVIDKKRGAENFAMRVFEVAPGAETPLHDHWYEQEMYLLDGRGVMVGEQGEWALEPGMVMWVPPHERHQIKNTGAGPLKFICCVPQKKPNPQAP, encoded by the coding sequence ATGGAGATCTTCCGACCCGAGGACGTCCCAGCCGAAGAGCCCGAGAACCTACCCGGGGTCAAGATCCGCTGGGTCATCGACAAGAAGCGCGGCGCAGAGAACTTCGCCATGCGCGTTTTCGAGGTCGCGCCCGGCGCTGAGACGCCGCTGCACGACCATTGGTACGAGCAGGAGATGTACCTCCTCGACGGCCGCGGCGTGATGGTGGGCGAGCAGGGCGAGTGGGCGCTGGAACCCGGCATGGTGATGTGGGTGCCGCCCCACGAGCGGCATCAGATCAAGAATACCGGCGCGGGGCCGCTCAAGTTCATCTGCTGCGTTCCTCAGAAGAAGCCGAACCCGCAGGCTCCGTAG
- a CDS encoding esterase, with the protein MNREYHHWISSTLGRTMETLVYGHAGAPVLVFPTTMGRFYQYEDFGMVAALERKIDAGLIQLFCPDSVDAESWYNRAVPPRQRILRHLDYERYILGEYLPFIRKHNPGPLLVTGTSFGAYHAANLAFRHPSLVAKLVALSGRYDIKGFLDGYNDDDVYYNCPLDFLPSLTDETYLRPMRRMQIVLLSGEHDIALASTRALSATLSEKGVEHQMATWWERTHDWPLWREAIPHYL; encoded by the coding sequence ATGAACCGCGAGTATCACCACTGGATCAGCTCCACCCTGGGCCGGACCATGGAGACGCTGGTCTACGGCCATGCCGGTGCGCCGGTACTGGTCTTCCCTACCACAATGGGTCGGTTCTACCAGTACGAGGACTTCGGTATGGTGGCGGCGCTGGAGCGAAAGATAGACGCCGGATTGATCCAGCTCTTCTGTCCGGACAGTGTGGACGCGGAGTCGTGGTACAACCGTGCGGTGCCACCGCGACAGAGGATACTCCGGCACCTGGACTACGAACGGTACATCCTGGGCGAATACCTCCCGTTCATCCGCAAGCACAACCCCGGACCGTTGCTGGTCACCGGCACCTCGTTCGGCGCCTACCACGCCGCCAACCTGGCGTTCCGCCACCCCTCCCTGGTCGCCAAGCTGGTTGCGCTGTCCGGCCGGTACGACATCAAGGGGTTCCTCGACGGCTACAACGACGATGACGTCTACTACAACTGCCCGCTGGACTTCCTCCCAAGCCTGACCGACGAGACCTACCTGCGTCCGATGCGGCGCATGCAGATAGTGCTGCTCTCCGGCGAGCACGACATCGCACTGGCTTCCACCCGCGCCCTTTCCGCAACGCTCAGCGAGAAGGGCGTGGAACACCAAATGGCCACATGGTGGGAACGCACGCACGACTGGCCGCTCTGGCGGGAGGCGATCCCGCACTACCTGTAG
- a CDS encoding MoxR family ATPase, with the protein MDVPAAAGIASVATLARRVRANIERVIVGKPDVIEQALVAVLCEGHVLIEDVPGIGKTMLAKALARSLGCSFRRIQCTPDLLPSDITGLEFFNQRTAAFEFRPGPVFAQIVLADEINRATPRTQSALLESMEERQVTVEGQTRTLPRPFVVLATQNPVELQGTFPLPEAQLDRFLLRLALGYPSAEDEQEILRRYRTGRPLEDLEPVTTPDAVLAMAEAVRAVHVSPAVEAYVVAIARATRVHPEVELGMSPRGSQGLHHAAQALAAIRGREFVLPDDVKAMAPLVLAHRLILGSGARLRDRTAREIADEVLCGVPAPVEREARP; encoded by the coding sequence ATGGACGTGCCGGCCGCTGCGGGGATCGCCTCGGTCGCGACGCTGGCGCGCCGCGTGCGCGCCAACATCGAGCGGGTGATCGTCGGCAAGCCCGACGTCATCGAGCAGGCGCTGGTCGCGGTGCTCTGCGAAGGGCACGTCCTCATCGAGGATGTCCCGGGCATCGGCAAGACGATGCTGGCCAAGGCCCTGGCCCGCTCGCTGGGATGCTCGTTCCGGCGCATCCAGTGCACCCCGGACCTGCTGCCTTCGGACATCACCGGACTGGAGTTCTTCAACCAGAGGACGGCGGCCTTCGAGTTCCGGCCGGGCCCGGTCTTTGCCCAGATCGTGCTGGCCGACGAGATCAACCGCGCCACGCCCCGCACCCAGTCGGCGCTGCTGGAGAGCATGGAGGAGCGGCAGGTCACGGTCGAGGGGCAGACGCGGACGCTGCCGCGGCCGTTCGTGGTGCTGGCCACCCAGAACCCGGTGGAGCTGCAGGGCACGTTCCCGCTTCCAGAGGCGCAACTCGACCGGTTTCTGCTTCGCCTGGCACTGGGCTACCCGTCGGCAGAGGACGAGCAGGAGATCCTGCGGCGCTACAGGACCGGCCGGCCGCTGGAAGATCTTGAGCCGGTGACGACTCCCGACGCCGTGCTGGCAATGGCGGAGGCGGTCCGCGCCGTGCACGTCAGCCCGGCGGTGGAGGCCTACGTCGTCGCCATCGCCAGGGCGACGCGGGTGCATCCCGAGGTCGAACTGGGAATGAGCCCGCGCGGCAGCCAGGGGCTCCATCACGCCGCGCAGGCACTGGCGGCGATCCGGGGGCGGGAGTTCGTGCTGCCCGACGACGTGAAGGCCATGGCGCCGCTGGTGCTGGCCCACCGGCTGATCCTGGGCAGCGGCGCGCGGTTGCGCGACCGGACCGCACGTGAGATCGCAGACGAGGTGCTGTGCGGCGTGCCGGCACCCGTGGAGCGCGAAGCGCGGCCGTAG
- a CDS encoding histidine kinase, protein MTDRLAALFGAALDGIVVADTARRCLYANPAVCQTIGCGPEHMVGRDVLTLFPTPVRPGIQEAIEAALKGQARRLISPVLRMDGEEHQIESTACPISLDGQELVAVFLRDETETQRLARKAEAMVQIVSSMALAGSLEATLDALARTVVRATGGMACGVVLMDEDSQRVRMTGTYGLSPQHVAGMRAAVRAGTPPPGLQAVQTKQPVVRLNARNEMLADPRYAPVHDAAREAAWDAIVSVPLRYWGRVIGALNMYYPSGRIPGQSEVDFLATIADQAAAAAENARLFVEARDKAALEERQRLARELHDSVSQALYGIVLGARTAQTWLEREPARAAEPMGYVLSLAEAGLAEMRALIFELRPEALETEGLVAVLNRQVEAIRARHGLDARAALPDEPDAPLDVKEAIYRIAQEGLHNIVKHAKATRVDLRLSRDDGGFWVELDDDGQGFDSEGTFPGHLGLRSMRERAEHLGGSLGVSSAPGEGTRIRVHIPIAGPT, encoded by the coding sequence GTGACCGATCGCCTGGCCGCGCTCTTTGGTGCGGCCCTGGACGGGATCGTTGTTGCCGACACCGCGCGCCGTTGCCTCTACGCCAATCCGGCGGTCTGCCAGACGATCGGCTGCGGCCCTGAGCACATGGTGGGTCGCGACGTGCTGACGCTCTTCCCCACCCCCGTCCGCCCCGGCATCCAGGAGGCCATCGAGGCGGCTCTCAAGGGACAGGCGCGCCGCCTGATCTCACCGGTATTGCGCATGGATGGCGAGGAGCACCAAATCGAATCCACCGCGTGTCCCATCTCCCTCGACGGGCAGGAGTTGGTGGCCGTCTTCTTGCGCGACGAGACCGAAACCCAACGCCTGGCCCGGAAGGCGGAGGCCATGGTGCAGATCGTCTCCAGCATGGCGCTGGCCGGATCCCTGGAGGCCACGCTGGATGCGCTGGCACGCACGGTCGTACGCGCGACCGGTGGCATGGCCTGCGGCGTTGTCCTTATGGACGAGGATTCGCAGAGAGTTCGCATGACGGGAACGTATGGGCTCTCGCCCCAGCATGTAGCCGGAATGCGCGCCGCGGTTCGTGCCGGGACTCCTCCGCCAGGCCTGCAGGCGGTACAGACGAAGCAGCCGGTGGTGCGGCTTAACGCCCGCAACGAGATGCTGGCCGACCCGCGCTACGCCCCTGTTCACGACGCCGCGCGCGAGGCGGCGTGGGATGCCATCGTCTCCGTGCCGCTCCGGTACTGGGGGCGCGTGATCGGAGCGCTGAACATGTATTATCCCAGCGGCCGGATCCCCGGACAGTCGGAGGTGGACTTCCTGGCCACCATCGCGGACCAGGCGGCCGCCGCCGCGGAGAACGCCCGTCTATTCGTGGAGGCCCGCGACAAGGCCGCGCTGGAGGAGCGGCAGCGGCTGGCCCGTGAATTGCACGACTCTGTGTCTCAGGCGCTCTATGGCATTGTCCTGGGCGCCCGCACGGCCCAGACATGGCTGGAGCGCGAACCGGCCAGGGCGGCTGAGCCGATGGGCTACGTGCTGTCGCTCGCCGAGGCCGGCCTGGCCGAGATGCGCGCGCTGATCTTCGAGTTGCGTCCTGAGGCGCTCGAGACAGAAGGACTGGTGGCGGTCCTGAACAGGCAGGTGGAGGCCATTCGTGCCCGCCACGGACTCGATGCCCGTGCCGCCTTGCCCGATGAGCCCGACGCCCCGCTCGACGTCAAGGAGGCGATCTACAGGATCGCCCAGGAAGGACTCCACAATATCGTCAAGCACGCGAAGGCCACCCGGGTGGATCTCCGGCTCAGCCGCGATGACGGGGGGTTCTGGGTCGAGTTGGACGACGACGGCCAGGGATTCGACTCGGAGGGGACGTTCCCCGGACACCTCGGCCTGCGCTCAATGCGCGAGCGGGCCGAGCACCTGGGAGGCTCCCTGGGGGTCTCCAGTGCTCCGGGGGAGGGAACACGCATACGCGTCCACATCCCCATCGCAGGCCCCACCTAA
- a CDS encoding DUF58 domain-containing protein: MFSQGWLIVGILLLILGLAVHSGGPFLVGLVVLLGAGTSYLSHRYCLHSVAFRRSFVPRRAFHGEEITLTLEVTNRKPLPLAWLEVTDELPEEVVPRRGRIIPSLRQRRQHLVHLFSLRWYERVRRRVTITCMARGYFPLGPARLRSGDLFGLTSQGRTLEGADYLTVYPKIVPLEALGIPALHPIGDHRAPRPLLEDPTRTIGVRIYQTTDPVRRVHWKATARIGRLQTRQYESTTTQRLAILLNMDTLGEYAEYRGFIRPLLELNIMVAASLAAWAEEQGIPVGLHANGYLPEGLRRVRLAPALGAVHLTAILEALAKVFSTPVMPLGDLMALEAGALPWGTTAIVVTAVVDSPLLAGIARLQEAGHSAVLVLIGDRVADPQLGIPTHRVRGEAGWRAMDEIRLV; encoded by the coding sequence ATGTTCTCGCAGGGATGGCTGATAGTTGGGATCCTGCTGCTCATCCTCGGCCTCGCCGTGCACAGCGGAGGGCCGTTCCTGGTTGGTCTGGTTGTGCTGCTGGGCGCCGGGACCTCTTATCTGTCGCACCGGTACTGTCTCCACAGCGTGGCGTTCCGCCGATCGTTTGTACCGCGGAGAGCGTTCCACGGCGAAGAGATCACCCTCACGCTGGAGGTCACCAACCGCAAGCCGCTCCCTCTTGCCTGGCTCGAGGTCACCGACGAACTGCCGGAAGAGGTCGTGCCCAGGCGCGGCCGCATCATCCCCAGCCTGCGCCAGCGTCGCCAGCACCTGGTGCACCTGTTCTCGCTGCGGTGGTACGAGCGCGTGCGCCGGCGCGTCACCATCACCTGCATGGCTCGCGGGTACTTCCCGCTGGGACCGGCGCGGTTGCGCTCGGGCGATCTGTTCGGGCTCACCTCGCAGGGCCGCACCCTGGAGGGGGCCGATTACTTGACCGTCTATCCCAAGATCGTGCCGCTGGAGGCGTTGGGGATTCCCGCGCTTCATCCGATCGGCGACCACCGCGCGCCGCGTCCGCTGCTTGAGGACCCGACCCGCACCATCGGAGTGCGCATCTACCAGACTACCGATCCCGTCCGCCGCGTCCACTGGAAGGCCACCGCGCGCATTGGACGCCTGCAGACGCGGCAGTACGAGTCCACCACGACCCAGCGGCTGGCGATCCTGCTCAACATGGACACCCTGGGCGAGTACGCCGAGTACCGGGGCTTCATCCGCCCGCTGCTGGAGCTCAACATCATGGTCGCGGCGTCGCTCGCGGCCTGGGCGGAGGAGCAGGGGATCCCCGTCGGGCTGCACGCAAACGGATACCTGCCCGAGGGGCTGCGGCGCGTGCGGCTGGCGCCGGCGCTGGGCGCGGTGCACCTTACGGCGATCCTGGAGGCGCTGGCCAAGGTGTTTTCCACTCCCGTCATGCCGCTGGGCGACCTGATGGCGCTCGAGGCAGGGGCGCTTCCGTGGGGCACGACCGCGATCGTCGTTACCGCCGTTGTAGATTCGCCGCTGCTGGCCGGCATCGCCCGGCTCCAGGAGGCCGGGCACAGCGCGGTCCTGGTGCTCATCGGCGATCGGGTGGCCGATCCACAACTCGGCATTCCCACGCATCGCGTGAGAGGGGAGGCGGGCTGGCGTGCGATGGACGAGATCCGACTCGTCTGA
- a CDS encoding ABC transporter permease produces MSNAAVTLAPALAEPRRARRRLPLNRSGALGLIVVVLVAGAAVLAPLITPYGPADSNLVKTLQPPSRAHWMGTDQLGRDLFTRILYGARVSLTIGLVTVGISGVIGLAVGLISGYLGGLTDVILMRLVDVQLSFPFILLALVVNAILGIGLQNIILTLIITGWVVYARLVRGEVLALKTLDYVEAARALGAQQMRIVVRHLLPNLWTPVIILSSLQVAQFIVAEAAISFLGFGVQPPMASWGNMLNEGKTYIYNAWWMTTFPGVALVLTALGVNLVGDWLRDTLDPRLGP; encoded by the coding sequence ATGAGTAACGCCGCCGTGACCCTGGCACCGGCGCTGGCGGAGCCCCGACGCGCACGGAGGCGGCTGCCCCTGAACCGCTCCGGCGCACTCGGGTTGATCGTCGTCGTGCTGGTAGCGGGAGCAGCGGTGCTGGCTCCACTGATCACGCCCTACGGCCCCGCGGACAGCAACCTGGTCAAAACGTTGCAGCCGCCGTCGCGCGCTCACTGGATGGGCACCGATCAGCTCGGCCGCGACCTGTTTACGCGCATCCTCTACGGCGCGCGGGTCTCGCTGACGATCGGACTGGTCACGGTCGGCATCTCAGGGGTTATCGGGCTCGCCGTCGGCCTCATCTCGGGCTACCTGGGCGGGCTGACCGACGTGATCCTGATGCGGCTGGTGGACGTGCAGCTCTCCTTCCCATTCATCCTGCTGGCGCTCGTCGTAAACGCCATCCTGGGCATTGGACTGCAGAACATCATCCTGACGCTGATCATCACCGGGTGGGTCGTCTATGCGCGCCTAGTTCGGGGCGAGGTGCTGGCGCTCAAGACCCTTGACTATGTGGAGGCGGCGCGGGCGCTGGGGGCTCAGCAGATGCGGATCGTCGTCCGCCACCTGCTGCCCAACCTCTGGACCCCGGTCATAATCCTGTCGTCGCTTCAGGTTGCGCAGTTCATCGTGGCCGAGGCGGCGATCAGCTTCCTGGGGTTCGGCGTGCAGCCGCCCATGGCATCATGGGGCAACATGCTCAACGAAGGGAAGACGTACATCTACAATGCATGGTGGATGACCACGTTCCCGGGCGTGGCGCTGGTGCTGACCGCGCTGGGTGTGAACCTGGTGGGCGACTGGCTTCGGGACACGCTGGACCCTAGACTGGGTCCGTAG
- a CDS encoding response regulator transcription factor, with protein sequence MPIRILIADDHSVVRQGLRMFLGLDPELQVVGEAVDGAEAVRMARELLPDVVLMDLLMPVMDGIAATETIRKELPDVEVMALTSVLEDASVVAAVRAGAIGYMLKNTEADELIRAIKAAAEGRVQLSPEAAARLMREVRAPQSPEALTERETDVLRLMAQGQANKQIARALHIGEKTVKTHVSNILAKLGVQSRTQAALFAVRIGLVSLDHLGEGT encoded by the coding sequence ATGCCGATCCGAATCCTGATTGCCGATGACCACAGCGTTGTCAGACAGGGCCTGCGGATGTTCCTGGGGCTCGACCCCGAGCTTCAGGTGGTGGGAGAAGCCGTGGACGGCGCCGAGGCAGTCCGGATGGCCAGAGAGCTGCTCCCGGACGTCGTACTGATGGACCTCCTCATGCCGGTCATGGACGGGATTGCGGCCACAGAGACGATCCGCAAAGAACTGCCCGACGTCGAGGTCATGGCCCTCACCAGCGTCCTCGAGGATGCCAGCGTCGTGGCCGCGGTGCGGGCCGGGGCGATCGGATACATGCTCAAGAACACCGAGGCCGACGAACTGATCCGCGCCATCAAGGCGGCGGCCGAGGGGAGGGTTCAGCTCTCCCCGGAGGCGGCCGCGCGGCTGATGCGCGAGGTACGAGCACCCCAGAGCCCTGAGGCGCTCACCGAGCGCGAGACCGACGTGCTCCGGTTGATGGCCCAGGGACAGGCGAACAAGCAGATCGCCCGGGCCCTGCACATCGGTGAGAAAACCGTGAAGACGCACGTGAGCAACATCCTGGCCAAGCTCGGCGTGCAGAGCCGAACGCAGGCGGCGCTCTTCGCCGTCCGGATCGGGCTGGTTTCCCTAGACCATCTGGGCGAGGGAACGTGA
- a CDS encoding addiction module protein, producing the protein MTIEELKKEVLRLAPEARAHLAHELLSSLDKLSAAEVEKLWLEEAARRDEEIDTGAVEAYSLDDVFARARARRG; encoded by the coding sequence ATGACGATCGAGGAACTCAAGAAGGAAGTCCTTCGGCTCGCCCCTGAGGCGCGTGCCCATCTCGCCCATGAGCTGCTCAGCAGCCTGGACAAGCTGAGCGCGGCTGAGGTCGAGAAGCTGTGGCTCGAAGAGGCCGCTCGTCGCGATGAGGAGATCGACACCGGCGCGGTCGAGGCGTACTCATTGGACGACGTGTTCGCCCGCGCAAGGGCACGCCGGGGATGA
- a CDS encoding response regulator transcription factor, translating to MIRLLVVDDQQGVRQGLRMRLALEPDIAVVGEAADGPSALRLAADLAPDAVIMDVGMPGMDGIEAAAAVRVAAPDTQVVILTVHDDPNTRRRAQMAGAAAFVVKQKCGGDLITAIRRAVGGQPRDDREGPAGLSADRGGPSKVGGANRPLV from the coding sequence ATGATACGACTTCTCGTAGTGGATGACCAGCAAGGAGTCCGGCAGGGGCTGCGGATGCGGCTCGCGCTGGAGCCGGACATTGCCGTCGTGGGTGAGGCCGCCGACGGACCGTCCGCACTGCGCCTGGCCGCCGACCTGGCGCCCGACGCGGTGATCATGGACGTCGGCATGCCCGGTATGGATGGTATCGAGGCGGCGGCCGCCGTACGCGTGGCGGCGCCCGACACCCAGGTCGTGATCCTGACAGTTCACGACGACCCCAACACCCGCAGGCGCGCCCAGATGGCTGGGGCAGCGGCCTTCGTCGTCAAGCAGAAGTGCGGTGGGGACCTGATTACCGCGATCCGCCGGGCGGTTGGGGGCCAGCCGCGCGATGACCGCGAGGGTCCGGCCGGTCTTTCGGCCGATCGAGGCGGTCCGTCGAAGGTCGGAGGCGCCAACCGGCCGTTGGTGTGA
- a CDS encoding Xaa-Pro peptidase family protein has product MPFVPAEVFADRQRRVREYLAEHDYKALLVTDPHHFYMLTGFHLDVEPWERPVAAVIPSEGGPFLVMNELSTHHLLMARERGSLHIADYALYVEHPRAVNRTYTRDRWLQLLAAKLREWGGFRRGRLAADRISSFRGLRAQLPGLSEFGSASRFLVEMRQVKYPQELEIMRQAAGLTDWGQDRYMETVRPGMLVAELDLEIARRMAVEGAARFPQDRLEVRVWSLSGAASASPHGTGADCGARFEKGDGVVNIIIVRLSGLVVENERTLFLGEPRSDVQRRAYAAATEANLAALEKFVAGTLVAEADAAAQRVIEQHGFGDHIMHRTGHGMGIAGHEFPEDMAFNYRPMVENEVYSCEPGVYIYGVGGFRQDDTVIVGKTAPEVITHRSKRLEDQLVPV; this is encoded by the coding sequence ATGCCGTTCGTACCGGCGGAGGTGTTCGCAGACCGACAGCGCAGGGTGCGCGAGTATCTGGCCGAGCACGACTACAAGGCGCTGCTCGTTACCGACCCACACCACTTCTACATGCTCACCGGCTTTCATCTGGACGTGGAGCCGTGGGAGCGGCCGGTGGCCGCGGTAATCCCCTCCGAGGGCGGGCCGTTCTTGGTTATGAACGAGCTCTCCACGCATCACCTGCTGATGGCCCGCGAGCGCGGCAGCCTGCACATCGCCGACTACGCTCTCTACGTGGAGCATCCGCGCGCCGTGAACCGAACCTACACGCGGGACCGCTGGCTCCAGTTGCTGGCCGCGAAGCTGCGGGAGTGGGGAGGGTTCAGGCGCGGCCGGCTGGCGGCGGACCGGATCTCGTCTTTCCGGGGTCTGCGCGCGCAACTCCCCGGGCTGTCCGAGTTCGGCAGCGCCTCGCGGTTCCTGGTTGAGATGCGTCAGGTCAAGTACCCGCAGGAACTGGAGATTATGCGCCAGGCCGCGGGGTTGACCGATTGGGGGCAGGATCGGTACATGGAGACCGTCCGGCCGGGCATGCTGGTGGCGGAACTCGATCTGGAGATCGCCCGGCGCATGGCCGTCGAGGGCGCCGCGCGGTTTCCTCAGGACCGGTTGGAGGTGCGCGTCTGGTCGCTGTCCGGCGCGGCCTCAGCGTCGCCCCACGGCACCGGCGCCGACTGCGGGGCCCGCTTCGAGAAAGGCGACGGCGTGGTCAACATCATCATCGTGCGCCTCAGCGGCCTGGTGGTGGAGAATGAGCGGACCCTGTTCCTGGGCGAACCGCGCAGTGACGTCCAGCGGCGCGCCTACGCCGCGGCCACCGAGGCCAACCTAGCCGCGCTCGAGAAGTTCGTCGCCGGCACCCTGGTTGCCGAGGCGGACGCAGCGGCCCAGCGCGTCATCGAGCAGCACGGCTTCGGCGACCACATCATGCACCGGACCGGTCATGGGATGGGCATCGCCGGCCACGAGTTCCCCGAGGACATGGCGTTCAACTACCGCCCGATGGTGGAGAACGAGGTCTACTCGTGCGAGCCCGGGGTCTACATCTACGGGGTGGGAGGGTTCCGGCAGGACGATACCGTGATCGTCGGCAAGACCGCGCCCGAGGTCATCACACACCGCAGCAAGCGGCTGGAGGATCAATTGGTGCCTGTCTAG
- a CDS encoding type II toxin-antitoxin system RelE/ParE family toxin — translation MIRSVLIHPGAEAEINETADFYDLESVGLGGVFLDEVEHAIRGIRELPDAAPPFVGRVRKRVLAKFPYSLLYSITDDEIRVLAVAHHKRRPFYWRGRR, via the coding sequence ATGATTCGCTCGGTCCTGATCCATCCCGGCGCCGAGGCGGAGATCAACGAGACCGCTGACTTCTACGACCTCGAGAGCGTGGGCCTGGGTGGCGTCTTTCTCGATGAGGTGGAACACGCCATCAGGGGCATCCGCGAGCTCCCCGATGCCGCTCCGCCCTTCGTCGGCCGGGTGAGAAAGCGGGTTCTTGCGAAGTTCCCGTACTCCCTTCTGTACTCCATCACAGATGACGAGATCCGTGTCCTGGCGGTTGCGCATCACAAGCGTCGGCCGTTCTACTGGCGCGGCAGGCGGTGA
- a CDS encoding DUF4129 domain-containing protein — translation MRWTRSDSSESQRAPGVAEHRDAPRRPDGFWEGVGRLLPVARVVMEFCWLYPWLIVAGGGFYGATGPLLSAGWAFLLLVGAQVAARQIADRDSLPWRAVGGDSLRHARILLVGAGAVLGFAAVHEQYYSHLPLWHTTWVAILLQAAHDVLPEVPKPASAALVAACLWWRGLVLGARHVGAIEIEEAYKTGVGMVVVYFAAAVVYADAQGFAAAGSEMPPMMLAFFFLGLSALALARLAAIWEQSRPDERSQVPGRAWLLLITGVVGLIMLAAGMMAGMATADVFKYLGVVLRPLIPVVEALFVVLFVVAGLVVRVLIAILSRLPRREIPEIGPAPMVFDDLIRRLREIEMHPQVVSGARWGMVLAVIAILVVGMAFAVVLRRRRERRPDEDDHESVWSVREILRALAGRLPRLGRRQEDDDGPAAPAVGAIRRIYRELLGLGAGLGAPRHAWATPREHEPRLRGVLPGAEGEVEMLTAAYERVRYGTWRPATVEVREAEEALERAKAAAPAPATEPAGSASSEERSR, via the coding sequence GTGCGATGGACGAGATCCGACTCGTCTGAGAGCCAGCGTGCTCCTGGCGTGGCGGAGCACCGCGATGCGCCCCGCCGTCCCGACGGGTTTTGGGAGGGCGTGGGCCGGCTGCTGCCCGTCGCACGCGTGGTGATGGAGTTCTGCTGGCTCTACCCATGGCTCATCGTGGCCGGTGGGGGGTTCTACGGCGCCACCGGTCCCCTACTGTCGGCGGGGTGGGCGTTCCTGCTGCTGGTGGGCGCGCAGGTGGCGGCCCGGCAGATCGCAGACCGGGACAGCCTGCCGTGGAGGGCGGTCGGCGGCGATTCGCTGCGGCATGCGCGCATCCTGTTGGTCGGCGCCGGGGCCGTTCTGGGGTTTGCGGCCGTCCATGAGCAGTACTACTCCCATCTTCCACTCTGGCATACCACCTGGGTGGCGATTCTGCTCCAGGCCGCCCACGATGTCCTGCCGGAGGTTCCTAAACCCGCATCCGCCGCGCTCGTCGCCGCGTGCCTGTGGTGGCGCGGGCTGGTGCTGGGCGCGCGTCACGTCGGAGCCATCGAGATCGAGGAGGCGTACAAGACCGGCGTGGGAATGGTTGTCGTCTATTTTGCTGCCGCCGTGGTCTATGCCGACGCGCAGGGATTTGCGGCCGCCGGGTCCGAGATGCCGCCGATGATGCTGGCGTTCTTCTTCCTGGGGCTCTCGGCATTGGCGCTGGCGCGATTGGCCGCCATCTGGGAGCAAAGCCGGCCGGACGAGCGCAGCCAGGTCCCGGGCCGTGCCTGGTTGCTGCTGATCACGGGCGTCGTCGGCCTGATAATGCTGGCGGCGGGCATGATGGCCGGTATGGCCACCGCCGATGTCTTCAAGTACCTCGGCGTAGTGCTCCGGCCGCTGATACCCGTGGTAGAGGCGCTGTTCGTGGTGCTGTTCGTGGTGGCGGGCCTTGTCGTGAGGGTGCTCATCGCGATCCTCTCGCGCCTGCCGCGCCGCGAGATACCTGAGATCGGTCCTGCCCCCATGGTTTTCGACGACCTGATCCGCCGCCTGCGCGAGATCGAGATGCACCCTCAGGTGGTCTCAGGCGCGCGGTGGGGCATGGTGCTGGCCGTGATCGCGATCCTGGTCGTCGGCATGGCCTTTGCCGTCGTGCTACGGCGGCGGCGCGAGCGCAGGCCCGACGAGGACGATCACGAGTCGGTATGGTCGGTGCGTGAAATTCTGCGCGCTCTGGCCGGCCGGCTGCCGCGGCTGGGACGCCGGCAGGAAGATGACGACGGGCCGGCCGCGCCGGCGGTTGGAGCGATCCGGCGGATATACCGCGAGCTGCTCGGCCTCGGCGCCGGTTTGGGTGCGCCGCGCCATGCCTGGGCTACGCCGCGCGAGCACGAACCGCGGCTGCGCGGGGTGCTGCCCGGGGCCGAAGGTGAGGTAGAGATGCTCACCGCGGCATATGAGCGGGTGCGCTACGGCACGTGGCGTCCGGCCACAGTGGAAGTGCGGGAGGCAGAGGAGGCGCTGGAGCGCGCGAAGGCGGCCGCTCCGGCGCCGGCTACGGAGCCTGCGGGTTCGGCTTCTTCTGAGGAACGCAGCAGATGA